The following proteins are co-located in the Pseudomonas sp. DY-1 genome:
- a CDS encoding alpha/beta family hydrolase, translated as MLLWNRPEGPASHTLILAHGAGAPMDSPFMDDMAQRLAARGVAVARFEFPYMAARREDGRRRPPNPQPQLLNCWREVHALVRQQVTGPLAIGGKSMGGRMASLLADELGAPALVCLGYPFHAVGKADKPRVAHLADLKTSTLILQGERDPMGDRLTVAGYGLSDAIGMHWLAAADHDLKPLKASGLTHEQHLDTAADAVAAFLSGVCKP; from the coding sequence ATGCTTTTGTGGAACAGGCCTGAAGGCCCGGCTTCGCACACCTTGATCCTGGCCCATGGCGCCGGGGCCCCCATGGATAGCCCGTTCATGGATGACATGGCGCAAAGGCTTGCCGCGCGCGGTGTTGCAGTGGCCCGCTTCGAGTTTCCCTACATGGCCGCACGACGCGAAGATGGCCGTCGCCGACCACCGAATCCCCAGCCCCAGCTACTGAACTGCTGGCGGGAGGTTCACGCCCTCGTGCGACAGCAAGTCACAGGGCCCCTGGCCATAGGCGGCAAGTCCATGGGAGGGCGGATGGCCAGCCTGCTGGCCGATGAGCTGGGCGCTCCCGCGCTGGTCTGCCTGGGATATCCATTCCATGCCGTAGGCAAGGCGGACAAACCCCGTGTGGCCCATCTGGCTGACCTGAAAACTTCGACGCTGATCCTCCAGGGTGAGCGTGACCCCATGGGCGATCGTCTGACAGTGGCGGGGTACGGCCTGTCGGATGCCATTGGCATGCACTGGCTGGCAGCAGCGGACCACGACTTGAAGCCCCTCAAGGCGTCGGGCCTGACCCATGAGCAGCACCTGGACACGGCTGCAGATGCGGTCGCGGCCTTCCTGTCCGGGGTGTGCAAGCCCTGA
- a CDS encoding gamma-glutamylcyclotransferase family protein, whose amino-acid sequence MSFYFAYGSNMNLARMRSRGLAFSEALAGRLEGYALCFNKRDHDRPGRSYANIRYQRGGVVEGVLYRLEHEDEIWKMDPFEGTPIFYSRERMPVVTAGGVQPAWVYVANPSMREDGLWPTRSYLEHLLAGREFLTPAYWEDLAAVPAHPDE is encoded by the coding sequence ATGTCTTTCTACTTCGCCTACGGTTCGAACATGAATCTGGCGCGCATGCGCAGTCGTGGCCTCGCATTCAGCGAAGCTCTCGCCGGGCGCCTGGAGGGCTATGCCCTGTGCTTCAACAAGCGCGACCATGACCGTCCCGGTCGTTCCTACGCCAACATTCGCTACCAGCGGGGCGGGGTGGTAGAGGGTGTGCTCTACCGTCTGGAGCACGAGGATGAGATCTGGAAGATGGACCCCTTCGAGGGCACGCCGATCTTCTATAGTCGCGAACGCATGCCAGTGGTCACCGCCGGGGGCGTGCAGCCTGCCTGGGTCTATGTGGCCAATCCGTCGATGCGCGAGGACGGTCTGTGGCCGACCCGCAGCTACCTGGAGCACCTGCTTGCCGGCCGCGAATTCCTGACCCCTGCATACTGGGAAGACCTGGCCGCCGTCCCGGCTCATCCAGACGAGTGA
- the acnA gene encoding aconitate hydratase AcnA: protein MPSLDSLNCRRSLEIAGKTYHYFSLPEAAKRLGAIDRLPMSMKVLLENLLRWEDDETVSAADLKAMADWLGPRSSDREIQYRPARVLMQDFTGVPAVVDLAAMRAAVAAAGGDPQRINPLSPVDLVIDHSVMVDRFASQMAFEQNVEIEMQRNGERYAFLRWGQRAFDNFSVVPPGTGICHQVNLEYLARTVWTREEDGLTYAFPDTLVGTDSHTTMINGLGVLGWGVGGIEAEAAMLGQPVSMLIPEVIGFKLTGKLREGITATDLVLTVTQMLRKKGVVGKFVEFHGDGLADLPLADRATIANMAPEYGATCGFFPVDDITLGYLRLSGRPEETVQLVEAYSKVQGLWREPGHQPVFTDSLSLDLGSVEASLAGPRRPQDRVPLPNVPAAFSELLDLQLKPAGTTVAGSVSVTLDDGERFDLEDGAVVIAAITSCTNTSNPSVMMAAGLVAKKAVEKGLSRKPWVKSSLAPGSKVVTEYFRAAGLTPYLDQLGFNLVGYGCTTCIGNSGPLLEPIEQAIQQADLTVASVLSGNRNFEGRVHPLVKANWLASPPLVVAYALAGSVRLDLASQPLGVGGDGQPVYLKDIWPSQQEIAAAIQKVDTAMFRKEYAAVFTGDEKWQSIAVPESDTYAWQADSTYIQHPPFFADITGAPPKVEDVRQARILALLGDSVTTDHISPAGNIKADSPAGRYLREHGVAPADFNSYGSRRGNHEVMMRGTFANIRIRNEMLGGEEGGNTLHVPSGEKLAIYDAAMRYQSEGTPLVIVAGKEYGTGSSRDWAAKGTNLLGIKAVIAESFERIHRSNLVGMGVLPLQFKNGQDRKTLNLTGKETLAISGLDSASLRPHMDLILEVTREDGSKDRTELLCRIDTLNEVEYFKAGGILHYVLRQMLAG, encoded by the coding sequence ATGCCTTCCCTGGATAGCCTGAACTGCCGCCGCAGCCTGGAAATCGCCGGCAAGACCTACCACTACTTCAGCCTGCCCGAGGCAGCCAAGCGCCTAGGCGCGATCGACAGACTGCCCATGTCGATGAAGGTGCTGCTGGAAAACCTTTTGCGCTGGGAGGACGACGAAACGGTCAGTGCCGCCGATCTCAAGGCAATGGCGGACTGGCTGGGTCCGCGCAGCTCGGATCGCGAAATCCAGTACCGCCCCGCGCGCGTGCTGATGCAGGACTTCACCGGGGTTCCCGCAGTTGTCGACCTCGCCGCCATGCGCGCCGCCGTGGCCGCAGCAGGTGGCGACCCACAGCGGATCAACCCGCTTTCGCCGGTGGATCTGGTGATCGACCACTCGGTGATGGTGGACCGCTTCGCCTCCCAGATGGCCTTCGAGCAGAACGTCGAGATCGAGATGCAGCGCAACGGCGAACGCTATGCCTTCCTCCGCTGGGGTCAGCGAGCCTTCGACAACTTCAGCGTGGTGCCTCCGGGCACTGGCATCTGCCATCAGGTCAACCTCGAATACCTTGCCCGCACGGTCTGGACCCGTGAAGAAGACGGGCTCACCTATGCCTTCCCGGACACTCTGGTCGGCACCGACTCCCACACCACCATGATCAACGGCCTGGGCGTGCTCGGCTGGGGGGTTGGTGGCATCGAAGCGGAGGCAGCCATGCTCGGCCAGCCGGTGTCGATGCTGATTCCCGAGGTGATCGGATTCAAACTCACCGGCAAGCTGCGTGAAGGCATTACCGCAACCGACCTGGTGCTCACCGTCACGCAGATGCTCCGCAAGAAAGGCGTCGTGGGAAAATTCGTCGAATTCCATGGTGACGGCCTGGCCGACCTCCCCCTGGCCGATCGCGCCACCATCGCCAACATGGCCCCGGAGTACGGCGCCACCTGCGGCTTCTTCCCGGTGGACGACATCACCCTGGGTTACCTCCGCCTGTCCGGCCGGCCGGAGGAAACCGTGCAATTGGTGGAGGCCTACAGCAAGGTCCAGGGTCTGTGGCGGGAACCGGGCCATCAACCGGTATTCACCGATTCGCTGTCGCTGGATCTCGGCAGCGTCGAGGCCAGCCTGGCCGGTCCCCGACGCCCGCAGGACCGCGTGCCTCTACCCAATGTGCCCGCGGCGTTCAGCGAATTGCTGGACCTACAGCTCAAGCCGGCCGGCACCACAGTCGCTGGAAGCGTCAGCGTGACGCTGGATGACGGCGAGCGATTCGACCTGGAAGACGGCGCCGTGGTCATCGCCGCCATCACCTCCTGCACCAACACCTCCAACCCCAGCGTGATGATGGCCGCCGGTCTGGTCGCGAAAAAGGCGGTGGAAAAGGGCCTGAGCCGAAAGCCCTGGGTCAAATCCTCACTTGCACCCGGCTCCAAGGTGGTGACCGAGTATTTTCGTGCTGCCGGCCTCACGCCCTACCTGGACCAGCTCGGCTTCAACCTGGTGGGTTACGGCTGCACCACCTGCATCGGCAACTCCGGCCCCCTGCTGGAGCCCATCGAGCAAGCCATCCAGCAAGCGGACCTCACCGTCGCCTCGGTGCTGTCCGGCAACCGCAACTTCGAGGGCCGGGTGCACCCCTTGGTAAAAGCCAACTGGCTCGCCTCTCCGCCCCTCGTGGTTGCCTACGCTCTGGCCGGCAGCGTGCGCCTGGACCTCGCCAGCCAGCCCCTTGGCGTGGGCGGGGATGGTCAACCGGTCTACCTCAAGGACATCTGGCCGAGCCAGCAGGAAATCGCCGCAGCTATCCAGAAGGTGGATACCGCGATGTTCCGCAAGGAGTACGCCGCAGTCTTCACCGGCGACGAGAAGTGGCAATCGATAGCGGTACCGGAGTCCGACACCTATGCCTGGCAGGCCGACTCAACCTACATACAGCACCCACCCTTCTTCGCTGATATTACCGGCGCACCGCCGAAGGTGGAGGACGTTCGCCAGGCACGCATCCTCGCCCTGCTGGGCGACTCGGTGACCACCGACCACATCTCGCCCGCCGGCAATATCAAGGCCGACAGTCCGGCCGGGCGTTACCTGCGCGAGCATGGTGTGGCTCCGGCGGACTTCAACTCCTACGGTTCACGGCGCGGAAATCATGAAGTGATGATGCGCGGGACCTTCGCCAATATCCGCATCCGCAACGAGATGCTCGGCGGCGAGGAAGGCGGCAACACCCTGCACGTGCCCAGTGGCGAGAAGTTGGCCATCTACGACGCCGCCATGCGCTACCAGTCCGAAGGCACGCCGCTGGTGATAGTCGCCGGCAAGGAATACGGCACCGGCTCCTCCCGCGACTGGGCCGCCAAGGGCACCAACCTACTGGGGATCAAGGCAGTCATCGCCGAGAGTTTCGAGCGCATCCACCGCTCCAACCTCGTGGGCATGGGCGTGCTGCCGCTGCAATTCAAGAACGGCCAGGATCGCAAGACGCTCAACCTTACCGGCAAGGAAACCCTGGCCATCAGTGGCCTGGATAGCGCCAGCCTGCGCCCGCACATGGACCTCATCCTGGAAGTCACCCGCGAGGACGGTTCGAAGGACCGAACCGAACTGCTCTGCCGCATCGATACCCTGAATGAAGTGGAGTACTTCAAGGCCGGCGGCATCCTTCACTACGTGCTGCGACAGATGCTCGCCGGCTGA
- the ccoN gene encoding cytochrome-c oxidase, cbb3-type subunit I, giving the protein MSTASSTAYNYKVVRQFAIMTVVWGIVGMGLGVLIAAQLAWPELNFNLPWTSFGRLRPLHTNAVIFAFGGCALFATSYYAVQRTSQTRLISDKLAAFTFWGWQLVIVLAAISLPMGWTSSKEYAELEWPIDILITIVWVSYAIVFFGTVVKRKTKHIYVGNWFFGGFILTVAILHLVNNLEIPVTLTKSYSLYSGATDAMIQWWYGHNAVGFFLTAGFLGMMYYFVPKQAERPVYSYRLSIVHFWALIAVYIWAGPHHLHYTALPDWAQSLGMVMSLVLLAPSWGGMINGMMTLSGAWHKLRSDPILRFLVVSLAFYGMSTFEGPMMAIKTVNALSHYTDWTIGHVHAGALGWVAMVSIGSLYHLIPKVFGREQMYSTGLINAHFWLATIGTVLYIASMWVNGITQGLMWRAVNEDGTLTYSFVEALEASHPGFVVRVIGGAIFFSGMFLMAWNTWRTVKASEPAEYDAAAQIPQGAH; this is encoded by the coding sequence ATGAGCACAGCAAGCAGTACCGCCTATAACTACAAGGTGGTCCGCCAATTCGCCATCATGACGGTGGTTTGGGGAATAGTCGGGATGGGGCTCGGCGTTCTCATTGCCGCACAATTGGCCTGGCCGGAACTAAACTTCAACCTTCCCTGGACGAGCTTCGGCCGATTGCGCCCACTGCACACCAACGCAGTGATCTTCGCATTTGGCGGATGCGCTCTATTCGCCACCAGCTACTACGCCGTTCAGCGTACCAGCCAGACCCGCCTGATTTCCGACAAGCTTGCCGCTTTCACCTTCTGGGGCTGGCAACTGGTGATCGTGCTGGCCGCGATCAGCCTGCCGATGGGCTGGACCAGCTCGAAAGAATACGCCGAGCTGGAATGGCCGATCGACATTCTGATCACCATTGTCTGGGTCAGCTACGCCATCGTCTTCTTCGGGACCGTGGTGAAGCGCAAGACCAAACACATCTACGTGGGCAACTGGTTCTTCGGTGGCTTCATCCTCACCGTCGCCATCCTCCACCTGGTGAACAACCTCGAAATCCCGGTCACCCTGACCAAGTCCTACTCGCTTTACTCGGGAGCCACCGACGCCATGATCCAGTGGTGGTACGGCCACAACGCCGTGGGCTTCTTCCTCACCGCTGGCTTCCTGGGGATGATGTATTACTTCGTGCCCAAGCAAGCCGAGCGCCCGGTGTACTCCTACCGCCTGTCCATCGTGCACTTCTGGGCACTGATCGCGGTTTACATCTGGGCTGGTCCGCACCACCTGCACTACACCGCCCTGCCGGACTGGGCCCAGTCCCTTGGCATGGTGATGTCCCTGGTGCTGCTGGCCCCGAGCTGGGGCGGCATGATCAACGGCATGATGACCCTCTCCGGGGCCTGGCATAAGCTGCGTTCCGACCCCATCCTGCGCTTCCTGGTGGTATCCCTGGCCTTCTACGGCATGTCCACCTTCGAAGGCCCGATGATGGCCATCAAGACCGTCAACGCGCTGTCCCACTACACCGACTGGACCATCGGCCACGTACACGCCGGCGCCCTCGGCTGGGTCGCAATGGTGTCCATCGGCTCGCTGTACCACCTGATTCCGAAGGTGTTCGGTCGCGAGCAGATGTACAGCACCGGCCTGATCAACGCCCATTTCTGGTTGGCCACCATCGGTACCGTTCTGTACATCGCCTCCATGTGGGTGAACGGCATCACCCAGGGCTTGATGTGGCGCGCGGTCAACGAAGACGGCACCCTCACCTACTCCTTCGTCGAAGCGCTGGAAGCCAGCCACCCCGGCTTCGTGGTACGAGTGATCGGCGGCGCCATCTTCTTTAGCGGCATGTTCCTCATGGCCTGGAACACCTGGCGCACCGTGAAGGCCTCCGAGCCCGCCGAATACGACGCTGCTGCGCAGATCCCGCAAGGAGCCCATTGA
- the rlmM gene encoding 23S rRNA (cytidine(2498)-2'-O)-methyltransferase RlmM — translation MNTLLLHCRPGFEGEVCAEMTDHAARLDVAGYSRAKPQSACAEFVCSEPGGAERLMRKVRFSQLIFPRQWARGEYVDLPETDRIGVLLEALAAYPVCGSLWLEVLDTNDGKELSTFCRKFEKPLRAALTKAGKLKDDPQLPRLLLTFRSGRQAFVGLAESNNSALWPMGIPRLKFPREAPSRSTLKLEEAWHQFIPRNQWDARLAPGMTAVDLGAAPGGWTWQLVQREIKVTAVDNGPMAESLMYSGFVEHQRADGFTFKPRRPVNWMVCDIVEKPARTAAMIETWLGEGWCQEAVVNLKLPMKQRYAEVQKLLARIEAGMKGRGLKVSIDCKQLYHDREEVTCHLRRL, via the coding sequence ATGAACACCTTGCTGTTGCACTGCCGCCCCGGTTTCGAGGGCGAGGTCTGCGCCGAAATGACCGATCACGCCGCCCGCCTCGATGTGGCCGGTTACTCCCGGGCCAAGCCGCAGAGCGCCTGCGCCGAATTCGTCTGCAGCGAGCCCGGTGGCGCCGAACGGCTGATGCGCAAAGTGCGCTTCAGTCAGTTGATCTTCCCGCGTCAGTGGGCGCGTGGTGAGTACGTCGACCTACCGGAAACCGACCGCATCGGCGTGCTGCTGGAGGCGCTGGCCGCTTACCCGGTGTGCGGCAGTCTCTGGCTGGAGGTGCTGGACACCAACGACGGCAAGGAGCTGTCGACTTTCTGCCGCAAGTTCGAGAAACCCTTGCGTGCCGCACTGACCAAGGCCGGCAAACTCAAGGACGATCCGCAGCTGCCACGACTGCTGCTGACTTTCCGCAGCGGCCGTCAGGCTTTCGTCGGCCTGGCCGAGTCGAACAACTCGGCGCTCTGGCCGATGGGTATCCCGCGCCTGAAATTTCCCAGAGAGGCCCCGAGCCGCTCCACCCTCAAGCTGGAGGAAGCCTGGCACCAGTTCATCCCGCGTAACCAGTGGGATGCACGCCTGGCGCCGGGAATGACGGCCGTCGACCTGGGCGCCGCGCCGGGTGGCTGGACCTGGCAACTGGTGCAGCGGGAAATCAAGGTCACCGCCGTCGACAACGGTCCTATGGCGGAAAGCCTTATGTACTCCGGCTTCGTCGAGCATCAACGCGCCGATGGTTTCACCTTCAAGCCGCGCCGGCCGGTTAACTGGATGGTGTGTGACATCGTTGAAAAACCCGCCCGCACCGCCGCGATGATCGAGACCTGGCTCGGCGAGGGCTGGTGCCAGGAGGCCGTGGTCAACCTCAAGCTGCCGATGAAGCAGCGCTATGCCGAAGTGCAGAAGTTGCTGGCGCGTATCGAGGCGGGCATGAAGGGCAGGGGCCTGAAGGTGTCCATCGACTGCAAGCAGCTCTATCACGACCGCGAGGAAGTGACGTGCCATCTGCGCAGGCTGTAG
- the tusA gene encoding sulfurtransferase TusA: protein MSQQPDAILDATGLNCPEPVMMLHNKVRDLPAGGLLKVIATDPSTRRDIPKFCVFLGHELLDQSEEAGTYFYWIRKKSD from the coding sequence ATGTCCCAACAGCCTGATGCCATTCTTGATGCCACCGGCCTGAACTGCCCAGAGCCAGTGATGATGCTGCACAACAAAGTGCGCGATCTGCCGGCTGGCGGCCTGCTCAAGGTCATCGCCACCGACCCGTCCACGCGCCGTGACATCCCGAAGTTCTGCGTCTTCCTCGGTCATGAGCTGCTGGACCAGTCGGAAGAAGCCGGTACCTACTTCTACTGGATTCGCAAGAAGTCCGACTGA
- a CDS encoding alpha/beta hydrolase: MRLANLLLALLLLGGCAAREQLPDFSALADRELPATHFETVITARDGTRLSATVFQPALKPGEQAPLVVHTHGWGGWRVTGPEGFYGQQMMSGRAALKAWRAGFWVISYDQRGWGGSDGNIQMMDPRYEVQDALAVIDWAVSHLPRLSMDGPGDPRVGMLGESYGGAVQLLASAEDPRINAIVPIATWYDLSEALAPGGHMKVGWTGVLLGLGLATGYDLGKFTQAPYLRSASGEMTPQVQAELKAHSLASYCQRGQRPHADALLIQGMRDTLFPLDQGLAIRECLHKGEADVRLLGMQGGHILPPPLQRWSGLPPFNNEPVLHCGDRAINLYQAVVAWYEDKLRGRPGAADSVPNLCLSLDLDHGLALNQLPQAGAPQPLPETRIRPLTSGWLRPSSFIPLRKVDVASGLVGSVHLELDRKADAPLLFASLAVRRVGGKLEALSEQSTPINARQVDLAASSALLQPGDELGLQVSGFSGQYLFNSSWSLRVTTLKGLVSLPPLLPLDAPLASQ; the protein is encoded by the coding sequence ATGCGCCTCGCCAACCTGCTACTCGCCCTCCTCCTACTCGGCGGCTGCGCCGCCCGCGAACAGCTCCCCGACTTCAGCGCCCTTGCCGACCGCGAGCTGCCCGCCACGCACTTCGAGACCGTCATCACCGCCCGCGACGGCACGCGGCTTTCCGCCACCGTATTTCAACCCGCCCTCAAACCGGGTGAACAGGCCCCGTTGGTGGTGCACACCCACGGCTGGGGTGGATGGAGGGTGACCGGGCCGGAGGGTTTTTATGGTCAGCAGATGATGTCCGGACGTGCCGCGCTCAAGGCCTGGCGCGCGGGTTTCTGGGTGATCAGCTACGACCAGCGCGGCTGGGGCGGCAGTGACGGCAACATCCAGATGATGGACCCGCGCTACGAGGTACAGGATGCACTTGCCGTCATCGACTGGGCCGTCAGCCATCTGCCGCGCCTGAGCATGGACGGCCCTGGTGACCCACGTGTCGGCATGCTGGGCGAAAGCTATGGCGGCGCCGTGCAATTGCTGGCCTCGGCGGAAGATCCGCGCATCAACGCCATCGTCCCCATCGCCACCTGGTACGACTTGTCCGAGGCCCTGGCACCAGGCGGACACATGAAAGTGGGTTGGACCGGCGTATTGCTAGGCCTCGGCCTTGCCACTGGCTACGACCTGGGCAAGTTCACCCAGGCCCCTTACTTGAGAAGCGCAAGCGGTGAGATGACGCCCCAGGTACAGGCCGAGCTCAAGGCACACAGCCTCGCGAGCTATTGCCAGCGCGGCCAGCGCCCCCATGCCGACGCGCTGCTGATTCAGGGAATGCGGGACACGCTTTTCCCGCTCGACCAGGGCCTGGCCATCCGCGAATGCCTGCACAAAGGTGAGGCCGATGTGCGCCTGCTGGGGATGCAGGGTGGGCACATCCTGCCACCCCCGCTTCAGCGCTGGAGCGGCCTGCCGCCGTTCAACAACGAGCCGGTCCTGCATTGTGGCGATCGCGCCATCAACCTCTATCAGGCGGTGGTCGCCTGGTACGAGGACAAGCTGCGTGGGCGGCCAGGGGCCGCTGACAGCGTGCCGAATCTCTGTCTCAGTCTCGACCTTGACCATGGACTGGCGCTGAATCAGCTTCCCCAGGCTGGAGCGCCGCAGCCCCTGCCGGAAACTCGAATCCGACCGCTGACCAGCGGCTGGCTCAGACCATCCAGCTTCATTCCCCTGCGCAAAGTCGACGTAGCCAGCGGATTGGTGGGCAGCGTGCACCTGGAGTTGGATCGCAAAGCCGATGCGCCACTGCTGTTCGCTTCGCTGGCGGTAAGACGTGTCGGCGGAAAGCTAGAAGCACTCAGCGAACAGAGCACTCCGATCAATGCTCGCCAGGTGGACCTCGCTGCCTCCAGCGCCCTGCTCCAGCCCGGCGATGAACTGGGCCTGCAGGTCAGTGGTTTCAGCGGCCAGTACCTGTTCAACAGTTCCTGGAGTCTGCGCGTGACGACGTTAAAAGGCCTCGTCAGCCTGCCGCCGCTATTACCCCTGGATGCACCGCTCGCCAGCCAGTGA
- a CDS encoding PAS domain-containing methyl-accepting chemotaxis protein: MRNNQPITQRERSFPVEQRLISTTDSKGVITYVNEAFVEISGYSRDELLRSPHNLVRHPDVPPAVFAHMWTTLKKGRPWMGVVKNRCKNGDHYWVNAYVTPIFEGNQVTGYESVRIRPTAEQVRRAEALYQRLNTGKAAIPSRDKWLPVLQDWLPFILISQVGFLIGAWLNSHWGFLLAALLSVPLGLTGLAWQNRGIKRLLHLAEQTTSDPLIAQMYTDSRGVQARLEMAMLSQEARLKTCLTRLQDTAEHLTQQAREADTLAHNSSEGLERQRVETEQVATAVNQMAATTQEVANNVQRTADATQEANRLTSQGRNIAAETREAIQRLSQSVGETGETVTRLAQDSNEIGGVVDVIKGIADQTNLLALNAAIEAARAGEMGRGFAVVADEVRQLAQRTAESTGQIHQLIAQLQKTAEEAVHTMENGRRQADEGVERVLQADQALVGISEAVANIADMADQIAAATEEQSAVAEQINQSISSIAQLADQTSGEAQRTALLSEELTHTAQGQYSLVDRFNR; this comes from the coding sequence ATGAGAAACAATCAGCCCATCACCCAGCGGGAACGCAGTTTCCCAGTCGAACAGCGCCTGATTTCCACTACGGACAGCAAGGGCGTCATCACCTATGTCAACGAGGCGTTCGTCGAGATCAGCGGATACAGCCGCGACGAACTGCTTCGCTCCCCACACAACCTGGTGCGTCACCCTGACGTACCGCCCGCCGTGTTCGCCCATATGTGGACCACCCTGAAGAAGGGTCGCCCATGGATGGGAGTCGTGAAGAATCGCTGCAAGAATGGCGACCACTACTGGGTGAATGCTTACGTCACACCCATATTCGAAGGCAACCAAGTCACTGGCTACGAGTCCGTACGGATCAGACCCACAGCTGAACAAGTGCGTCGCGCCGAAGCCCTCTACCAGCGCCTGAACACCGGCAAGGCGGCCATCCCCAGCCGTGACAAGTGGTTGCCAGTACTCCAGGACTGGCTGCCCTTCATCCTCATCAGCCAGGTCGGTTTCCTGATCGGCGCCTGGCTGAACTCCCACTGGGGCTTCCTCCTCGCCGCACTGCTTTCTGTACCGCTGGGCCTGACTGGACTCGCCTGGCAGAACCGCGGAATCAAGCGCCTGTTGCACCTGGCCGAGCAAACCACCTCGGACCCGCTGATCGCTCAGATGTATACCGACAGCCGAGGCGTCCAGGCGCGCCTGGAAATGGCCATGCTCAGCCAGGAAGCACGCCTTAAGACCTGCCTGACGCGTCTACAGGACACCGCGGAACACCTGACCCAGCAGGCTCGAGAGGCCGACACCCTGGCCCACAACAGCTCCGAAGGGCTGGAGCGCCAACGCGTGGAAACCGAACAGGTGGCCACCGCGGTGAACCAGATGGCCGCCACCACCCAGGAAGTGGCCAACAATGTGCAGCGCACCGCCGATGCCACCCAGGAGGCCAACCGCCTGACCAGCCAGGGCCGCAACATCGCCGCTGAAACCCGCGAGGCCATCCAGCGCCTCTCACAATCTGTGGGCGAGACCGGCGAAACCGTCACGCGCCTGGCCCAGGACAGCAACGAGATCGGTGGTGTCGTGGATGTGATCAAAGGCATCGCCGACCAAACCAACCTGCTGGCACTGAACGCCGCAATCGAGGCCGCGCGGGCAGGTGAAATGGGCCGCGGCTTTGCAGTCGTCGCCGACGAGGTACGCCAACTGGCCCAGCGCACTGCGGAATCCACGGGGCAGATCCATCAATTGATCGCCCAACTGCAGAAGACCGCCGAGGAGGCCGTGCATACCATGGAAAACGGTCGTCGCCAGGCAGACGAAGGCGTTGAGCGCGTGCTCCAGGCCGACCAGGCGCTGGTGGGCATCAGCGAGGCGGTGGCAAACATCGCGGACATGGCTGACCAGATCGCTGCAGCAACGGAAGAACAGAGCGCAGTGGCCGAGCAGATCAACCAGAGCATCAGCAGCATCGCCCAACTGGCCGACCAAACCTCTGGAGAGGCTCAACGCACGGCGTTGCTCAGCGAGGAACTCACCCACACGGCACAGGGTCAGTACTCCCTGGTGGACAGGTTCAATCGTTGA